The following coding sequences are from one Nitrospiraceae bacterium window:
- a CDS encoding aminotransferase class III-fold pyridoxal phosphate-dependent enzyme: MKPLPMIHVSEQELREKEAKYCSYGDTVHYSLVPKFFQGCEGSFLYDRDDKPFLDLQMWYSAVNFGYRNKSIVDAVKSQLDQLPQLACQYLHEEKVLVAEKLAKECLRAFHVEGRIQFNVGGAQAIEDSMKLVRNATGKSLFMAFMGGYHGRTLGASEITSSYRYRRRFGHFSNRAHFVPYPYCYRCPYGKKLDSCEYYCVNQVERLFETEYNSFWDSRANEPEFVAFYVEPVQATGGYIIPPPEYFSRLQKILHDRKILLVDDEIQMGFFRTGKFWAIEHFGVQPNVVVFGKAMTNGLNPISGLWAEEPLISPQKFPPGSTHSTFSSNPLGTAASLATLQWIEQQNYEDKVAESGAYFLSQLKELKQRHTTIGDVSGLGLALRIEVTRPDRFTPDKALADRIFEAGLAGEIPSSRGPMGLVLDIGGHYKNVFTLAPSLDITRSEIDLGIELLDHLFTTCSEA, translated from the coding sequence ATGAAACCTTTGCCCATGATCCATGTCAGCGAGCAAGAACTCCGCGAGAAAGAGGCGAAGTACTGCTCATACGGGGACACCGTGCACTATTCACTGGTCCCCAAATTCTTTCAAGGCTGTGAAGGGAGTTTCCTTTACGACCGGGACGACAAACCCTTTCTCGACCTTCAGATGTGGTACTCGGCGGTTAATTTCGGCTATCGGAACAAAAGTATCGTCGATGCTGTCAAATCGCAGCTGGATCAACTCCCCCAATTGGCTTGCCAGTATCTACACGAAGAAAAAGTGCTCGTGGCCGAGAAGCTGGCGAAAGAGTGTCTACGCGCATTTCATGTAGAGGGGCGAATCCAATTCAACGTGGGGGGTGCACAGGCGATTGAGGATTCGATGAAGCTCGTGCGCAACGCCACGGGGAAGAGTCTGTTCATGGCGTTCATGGGTGGCTATCATGGCCGGACGTTGGGGGCATCCGAAATCACTTCCAGTTATCGCTACCGCCGGCGTTTTGGCCACTTCTCGAATCGTGCGCATTTCGTGCCGTATCCCTACTGTTACCGCTGTCCCTACGGGAAGAAGCTCGACTCCTGCGAGTATTATTGTGTCAACCAGGTCGAGCGATTGTTTGAAACCGAGTACAACTCTTTCTGGGACTCGAGGGCCAATGAGCCGGAGTTTGTGGCATTTTATGTCGAGCCGGTTCAGGCTACGGGAGGGTACATTATCCCGCCGCCCGAGTATTTTTCACGGCTCCAAAAAATTCTCCATGACCGCAAAATTCTCCTGGTGGACGATGAAATCCAGATGGGATTTTTCAGGACCGGAAAATTCTGGGCGATCGAACACTTTGGGGTGCAGCCCAATGTCGTCGTCTTTGGAAAAGCCATGACCAATGGGCTGAATCCCATCTCCGGGCTTTGGGCGGAGGAACCGCTGATCTCTCCGCAGAAATTCCCGCCGGGCTCGACGCATTCCACCTTTTCGTCCAATCCATTGGGCACCGCCGCCTCATTGGCGACACTGCAGTGGATCGAACAGCAGAATTACGAAGACAAGGTCGCAGAATCGGGAGCGTATTTTCTGAGTCAGCTGAAAGAACTCAAGCAACGTCATACGACGATCGGGGACGTGTCGGGGTTAGGGCTGGCTCTCCGAATCGAGGTGACCAGGCCCGACCGGTTTACTCCCGATAAAGCCCTCGCCGACCGGATCTTTGAGGCGGGGCTTGCCGGTGAGATTCCATCATCCCGTGGTCCGATGGGGTTGGTCCTGGACATCGGCGGACATTACAAGAATGTCTTTACCCTTGCGCCTTCTCTGGATATCACGAGATCCGAAATCGACCTCGGAATCGAACTGCTTGACCACCTTTTCACAACCTGTTCTGAGGCGTGA
- a CDS encoding DUF4282 domain-containing protein yields MRCVECFFENQSGARRCRICGATLPEDTEPSSSETQAREVPCRRGGFFSFETLITPACILVAYVIGAAVITLAGLLMVALVLTGLAPEYTDTNRDALLVGGLTVLGIGNLLWRMLCEMVMLVFRIHEVLADLADKARALIGLLATRKGT; encoded by the coding sequence ATGCGATGCGTCGAATGTTTCTTTGAGAACCAGAGCGGGGCCCGTCGGTGCAGGATCTGTGGCGCCACCCTCCCCGAAGACACGGAGCCTTCCTCGTCAGAGACGCAGGCGCGCGAAGTGCCATGCCGTCGAGGAGGGTTCTTCTCCTTCGAGACGCTGATCACCCCGGCCTGCATCCTCGTGGCCTATGTCATCGGCGCAGCGGTCATCACCCTGGCCGGGCTGCTCATGGTTGCCCTAGTCCTCACCGGCCTGGCTCCGGAGTACACAGACACGAACCGAGACGCGTTGCTCGTCGGAGGGCTGACAGTCCTGGGTATCGGCAACCTCCTCTGGAGGATGTTGTGTGAGATGGTGATGCTGGTCTTTCGCATTCATGAGGTGCTGGCGGACCTGGCCGACAAAGCGCGTGCGCTCATTGGACTGTTGGCGACAAGAAAGGGAACCTAG
- a CDS encoding MtnX-like HAD-IB family phosphatase, which yields MLNNQVARRIDFGRRNRITRTEVFCDFDGTITRLDATDAVLEAFALPAWREWEERWVRGEITSQECLARQVELIQADRETLVQFAADLPIDEGIFALDRCCAQHGVPLTIVSDGIDLLVEAVLRRHGLLHLPVFSNHLRWDDQGHPTLSFPFAADNCESGAGTCKCSLTRQSAPAATYPVYIGDGRSDQCVSARMQTVFAKGKLQDWCRLNGILCIPFETLAEVSEYLFPQEARIA from the coding sequence TTGTTGAACAATCAAGTCGCCAGGCGCATCGACTTCGGTCGGCGCAATCGCATTACGAGAACGGAGGTGTTTTGTGACTTCGATGGCACGATCACTCGCCTCGATGCCACAGACGCTGTGCTCGAAGCATTCGCCTTGCCAGCCTGGCGAGAATGGGAAGAGCGCTGGGTGAGAGGCGAGATCACGAGCCAGGAGTGCCTCGCCCGTCAGGTCGAGCTGATTCAGGCTGATCGAGAGACCCTCGTGCAATTTGCAGCGGATCTTCCTATCGACGAAGGCATTTTCGCGCTGGACCGTTGTTGTGCCCAACATGGAGTGCCACTCACGATTGTCAGCGATGGAATCGATCTCCTTGTGGAGGCGGTCCTTCGTCGGCATGGTCTGTTGCACCTCCCGGTGTTTTCGAACCACCTCCGCTGGGATGACCAGGGACATCCCACGCTCAGTTTTCCCTTCGCAGCGGACAATTGTGAAAGCGGGGCGGGGACCTGTAAGTGCTCGTTGACCCGTCAGTCAGCTCCCGCGGCGACTTACCCGGTATATATCGGGGACGGCCGGTCAGATCAGTGCGTCTCCGCCAGAATGCAGACCGTGTTTGCCAAGGGAAAGCTCCAGGATTGGTGCCGACTCAACGGCATCCTGTGCATCCCGTTTGAGACGCTGGCCGAAGTGTCTGAATATCTGTTCCCACAGGAGGCTCGCATCGCATGA